TTACATGCTTATATGAGTACATACCGGAGACTAAAGAAACTAAACTGTTAGTTAAGTTTGATGTTACAAATATACGGGAAATAGCATTTATAGAAGCAAATAAAAATAATTAAAAAATAAATTTTAGAGGAGTTGATATTTTATGAAAAGAAATTTTAAAGTACTGTTTTCGATTATTACAGTAATTGCGGTACTAATGTCATCATTATCTGGAATGACTGTTTCAGGATCACAAAACAAATTAAAAGAGAAAGTTGATTTGGCTTTTGTTATTGACACAACTGGTTCAATGGGTCCATACATTGATAATGTAAAGAGAAACATATCAGATTTTGCAGTTTATCTAGAAGAAAAAGGAATAGAGTTGCGAATAGGAATTATAGAGTACCGTGATATTAGTGCGGACGGTATTGATTCAACAAAGGTACATAAATTAAAGGGTTCAACATGGCACTATTCAACAAAAGATATGATTGAGACACTTGGTAAATTAAATGTTGATGGTGGAGGGGATACACCGGAGACTGTAATTGACGGTCTGGGTTATCTTGTGGATGACAAGAATACAATGCTTTGGAGTTCTCAAGCATATAAATTTGCAGTGGTGCTGACAGATGCAAATTATAAAGTAGCTAATACTCATGGTATAGCTAATATGAATGAAATGATAGATTTATTGGTTAAGAATGATATAAAGCTTTATATGGAAAGTCCTCAAAATGTAGAGGTTTTTATTGAAGATAAAGATGGAAATGTTGTTGCCTCAATAAGAAATGTTAAGAATACATTTGTCTTTGATGGTGAAGAATATACTTTTTCCTACGTTGAAACTGAAGGATTTGACAAAGAAGGATTTAGCTTTTATTCCACAGCATCTGATTTTGAAGAAGGGTTAAATGCTATTATTTATATACCTAACGGCGGTTATAAAGTAGTGTTTAAATATTTGGGAGATGAGGATTTACAGTTTGGAACAGAAATATCTACATTAAATAAAGATGGAGAAGTAACAGCATCAGCTACATATTTTAAAAATGATAAAGATGAAACCGGTCATGTTATTACTTTAGATATGACAGAAAAAGAAGTAACACCTGAAAATATTGGTTCATTAAGTGAGAAAGAAGCAGATGAAGCGGTTAAATATAATGTTGATTGGGAAATTGATCACAGATTAGACTTAACTAAAATTGGAGAATCTAAAAAAATAAATATTACCGGTGAAGTGGCGTCAAAAGTATCATGGAGTTCTTCAAGCGAAGAGATTGTAACTGTATCAGAAGAAGGAGAAGTTACTGCGAAAGGTTATGGAAGGGCAATTGTTTCTGCGACTGACGGAAATATAATTTTAAAATGTATTGTAACTGTATCCAAAGAAGCAAAATCTATTTATGTAGATGACATAATAATGCAACCGGGAGAAAGAGTAGTTATTGAGCCAAAATTTGATTCGGATGATGTGATAGAAGAGAAAATTACTTACGAATATGATAAAAATTTGGGAATAATTGAAATAAATGAATACGGCGTAATAATTGGGTTATCTGAGGGAACTGTTCAAGTAACAGCAAAAACTTCAAAAGGAATAAAAACCAAGTTTAATGTTACTGTTGCAAAAAGGGGAATAATATCCGTAGATTCAGTAATAATAGCAGAAGGTGATGTTAAAATACCTACAGGAGAAAAAACAACAATCAGAGCCGTTTTAAATCCTTATAATGCAGACAATCAAAAAGTTTTGTGGTATGTGGAGGATTCATCAATTGTATCGATAGAACCGGATGGGTTAAAATGTAATATTAAAGCTCTAAAAGAAGGAGAAACGACTATATCAGTTGTAACCAATGACGGTGGGTTTACAGATACAGTAAAAATCTCTGTAAGTGATTCATATAAAAGAGTTAAAGGAAGTACAAAAATAAAATCTAATAATGCTAATCTTAGATATCTTTCTATTGAAGGGGTAGATATTTCACCTGATTTCAAAGCAAATGTATTAGTTTATGATGCTGTGGTAGATAATAATACAACAAGTGTAAAAGTTAAAGCTGTAGCTGAAGATGATTCAGCTAAGGTAAGAATTGAAGGAGCAGATGCTCTTCAAGTAGGTATCAATACAGTAAATGTTATAG
The genomic region above belongs to Acetivibrio saccincola and contains:
- a CDS encoding S-layer homology domain-containing protein, coding for MKRNFKVLFSIITVIAVLMSSLSGMTVSGSQNKLKEKVDLAFVIDTTGSMGPYIDNVKRNISDFAVYLEEKGIELRIGIIEYRDISADGIDSTKVHKLKGSTWHYSTKDMIETLGKLNVDGGGDTPETVIDGLGYLVDDKNTMLWSSQAYKFAVVLTDANYKVANTHGIANMNEMIDLLVKNDIKLYMESPQNVEVFIEDKDGNVVASIRNVKNTFVFDGEEYTFSYVETEGFDKEGFSFYSTASDFEEGLNAIIYIPNGGYKVVFKYLGDEDLQFGTEISTLNKDGEVTASATYFKNDKDETGHVITLDMTEKEVTPENIGSLSEKEADEAVKYNVDWEIDHRLDLTKIGESKKINITGEVASKVSWSSSSEEIVTVSEEGEVTAKGYGRAIVSATDGNIILKCIVTVSKEAKSIYVDDIIMQPGERVVIEPKFDSDDVIEEKITYEYDKNLGIIEINEYGVIIGLSEGTVQVTAKTSKGIKTKFNVTVAKRGIISVDSVIIAEGDVKIPTGEKTTIRAVLNPYNADNQKVLWYVEDSSIVSIEPDGLKCNIKALKEGETTISVVTNDGGFTDTVKISVSDSYKRVKGSTKIKSNNANLRYLSIEGVDISPDFKANVLVYDAVVDNNTTSVKVKAVAEDDSAKVRIEGADALQVGINTVNVIVTSEAGNTKKYTILVEREEKKDTDKEDEDIVKPEEEIPEAFSDIKGHWAEEQIMKLNRLGIIAGFPDGMVRPDRNLTRSELAVILVKTLGLSASGQETLEFADADEIPSWAYEYVLIAKENGIIHGYDDNTFKPHNKCNRQEMVTMLVNAFGLGESDKILPFNDKGEIHNYARGFVARANELGLVQGYPDNTFRPLNNITLAEAAAIIYKYINN